DNA from Evansella sp. LMS18:
CCTTTTTCTCACTTTCTCTGTCGTAATAGTCATCACGGTAAAGGAAGGCGACGATATCGGCGTCCTGCTCAATACTTCCTGACTCACGAATGTCGGACATCATTGGACGTTTATCCTGGCGTGACTCTACTCCACGGGATAGCTGGGATAAGGCGATTACTGGCACTTCCAGTTCCCTCGCGAGCCCTTTTAAAGAACGTGAAATCTCGGAAACTTCCTGCTGACGCCCTTCACTGCTTCTCGCATCACCCTGAATAAGCTGGAGATAGTCTATCATGATCATTCCCAGGCCACGCTCTTGTTTAAGCCGGCGGCACTTTGCCCGAATCTCATTAACCTTTACACCAGGCGTATCATCAATATATATACCAGCTTTTGAGAGAGATCCCATAGCCATGGTAAGCTTCTCCCAGTCCTCGTCCTCCAGCTTTCCTGTTCTCAGCCTCTGGGCATCTATATTTCCTTCAGCGCAAAGCATACGCATAACGAGCTGATCTGCCCCCATCTCAAGACTGAAGATAGCGACATTTTCATCTGTTTTTGTCGCGACGTTTTGCGATATATTCAGCGCAAACGCTGTTTTACCAACAGATGGCCTTGCCGCAACAATAATCAGGTCGTTCCTCTGGAATCCTGCTGTTATTCTGTCCAGTTCATTAAAACCGGTTGGTATCCCTGTAATTTCCCCTGCACTGTTTTGCAGCATTTCTATTTTATCAAAGGCTTCAACTAAAACATCCTTGATCGGTATGAACGCACCTGAGTTTTTTTTCTGTGAAACTTCTAAAATAGTTTTTTCTGCATCATTGAGTATAGCATCTACATCTTCATCTGCGGCATAACCGTCAGTAGCTATGTTTGTCGCGACTCGTATAAGCCTGCGAAGGAGAGACTTCTCCTCAACGATCTGACTGTAATACCCTATATTTGCTGCTGTTGGCACTGAATTTGCCAAGTCACTTAAATAAGAAACCCCGCCCACTTCTTCCAGCCATTTCTTTGTCTGCAGCTCTGATGTCACTGTCACTAGGTCTACCGGCTCGCCTCTTTGGGATAATGTCAGCATCACTGTGAAGATTCGCTGATGGGCGGCCCGGTAAAAATCCTCCGGAGCAAGGCGTTCAGAAGCAGTGACAAGAGCCTGGTCATCAATAAATATTGCTCCGATCACCGCCTGCTCTGCCTCGATGTTCTGCGGTGGAGTACGATCAGCAAATAAATCACTCATGATCCTCTTTCCCTCTTTTCCTTAATTACTCTTCAGTTACGTGCACTTTTAAAGTTCCTGTTACATTTGGATGCAGTTTTACATTTACGTTTGTGTATCCCAGACTGCGGATTGGTTCGTCCATTTCAATCTTCCGCTTGTCGATCTTTATTTTCATCTTTTTCAGTCGTTCTGCGATTTGCTTATTAGTAATAGCGCCAAAGAGTCTGCCGTTATCGCCGGCTTTTGCTTTCATTTCAATCGTAAGCTTTTCAAGTTCCTCTTTTAGCTTTTCAGCTTCTTCCTGTTCACGTTCAGCTTTTTTCTGTTCACTTTCCTGCTTTTTTTCAAGTGTCTTCATATTGCCCTGGTTCGCTTCAATAGCAAGGTTGTTTTTTAACAGGAAATTTCTTGCATACCCTTCAGAAACATTCTTAACATCGCCTTTTTTTCCCTGGCCTTTTACATCTTTTAAAAGGATTACTTTCATGACGACTGATCCCCCTTAAAATAATTATCTATTTTATCTTTCAATAAATCTTCCGCTTCTTCAATAGTAATATCATCCAGCTGTGTTGCTGCATTGGTGAGATGACCTCCGCCGCCCAGCATTTCCATTATAACCTGCACATTAACTTCGCCAAGAGACCTGGCACTTATACTGATTCTTCCGTCCTTCAGCCTTGAAATGACGAAAGAAGCCACTATATTATTCATTGTCAGGAGTGTATCGGCAGCCTGGGCGATAAGAACCTGGTTGTAAGACTCTTCTTCATTCCCTTTTGCAATTGCCATTCCTCCCGTATATATGGAGGCTCTCTCAACAAGTTTCGACCTTTTAACATACTGGTCAAGATCTTCCTTCATTAACTTCTGTACAAGAGTAGTGTCCGCACCTTTGCTCTTGAGGTACGATGCTGCATCAAAAGTTCTTGAACCGGTTCGAATAGCAAAGCTCTTTGTATCAATGATTATTCCTGATAGTAAGGCGGTTGCTTCCAGCACTCCAAGCTTCGGAGGAACTGGCTGATACTCAAGCAATTCAGTTACCAGTTCAGCAGTCGAAGAGGCATATGGTTCCATATAAACAAGGACAGCGTCCTGGATAAAGTCTTCTCCCCTTCTGTGATGGTCAATGACTATAACTCTCTCTATATCTTCTAAAAGACTCGGTTCAATAACAAGCGACGGTTTATGCGTGTCTACAACGACAAGAAGCGTGTCTTCAGTCGCTTCTTCAAGTGCTTCCTCTGGTGATATAAAATGAGCCCATAGATCTTCATGATTCTCAATCTCTTCCAGAAGTTTACTGACGCTCTGGTTTATTTCATCCGGGTCGAGGACCACATAGCCTTCCTTACCGTTTGCCTGAGCGATTTTAAGCATCCCTATCGCTGATCCTATAGAGTCCATATCAGGGTTTTTATGGCCCATCACCATAACCTTATCACTTTCAGATATAAAATCTCTCACAGCGTGGGAGATAACCCTTGCTCTGACACGGGTTCGTTTTTCTACAGCATTTGATTTTCCTCCGTAAAAACGGACTTTACCGTTAATCTGTTTAATGGCAACCTGATCTCCTCCGCGCCCGAGCGCAAGATCCAGACTGGACTGGGCAAGGTTCCCCAGCTCCCGGAGGGTGGTTTCACCGCTGCCTATACCAATGCTTAAAGTCAATGACACGCTTTCTTTGCCAGTTGCTTCCCTCACTGTGTCAAGGATAGTAAACCGGTCTTCTTCAAGCTGCTGTAAGGCCGCTTCATTAAAAACGGCAATAAAACGATCTGAAGCTGTTCTCCGAAGCAATATATCATGCTCTTTTGACCAGCGGTTTAATGTATCAGTTACATTTGTCAAGAGTTTACTCCGCAGCTGGTCATCCATCCCCTGAGTTACCTCATCGTAATTATCAAGGTAAATTAAACCAATGGCCGTTCTGTCCCTCTCAAACAAACTTTTTATTTCCTGCTCTTTTGTTACATTAAAAAAATAGAGGAGACGTTCATTAGGCTCGTGCACTACCCGGTATGTTTTATCTTTTATTGAAAATAAAAACTGATTACCTGATTCCTCCAGCTTTTCTGATAAAGAATCTCCAAGGAAATCCAGCGGCTCCCCCGCACAATCCTTTTCCTGCAGACCGGTAATATACGGGTTAGCCCATTGAATCTGTCCTTCTTCATTATAAAGGACGATGCCTATAGGAAGGTTGGTTACCGCTTCCTCCCCCGCCTTATTTACCCTGTAGCTGAGGGTGGAGATATAGGAGGATAAATCTTCCTCGAAATGGGATTTTGCCCGTATCATAAAGTAAAATACTACGGCTAAGCTGAAAAAGCCTAAAAGACCAATCTGCCATTGGTAATAAGTTAATATTCCGGTGAATAGCACAGCAACACTTAACAGAGCTATAACATGATAGCCATGCCATCTTTTTAAAAGGAAATTAGGCATTTTTCACAACTCCTACTTCTGTGAGTTCATACGCTTTCTTAAATCAAACCCTAGGTCAATTATACCTAATATGCGAACCACCGTAAGCAACAATGGCAGCAGAAAGCTTACTATCATAATTATAATTGGAAAAGCTACACTTCTCCCCTTTTTATGGAAAAAGAAGAAAATAAAGGCGAATCCCTGGATAATCATGACCGCTTCCAGAATAGGCATTAAGTTTGCTGCTGCAATAAACAGAGCTGTACCTTCTTCCGGATCTGTGAAAACTAAAATGAAAGTTAACAGATAGTACCAAATAAACGACCTAGGAAAGCTCCATTCTCTGAATGGCGGAAACCTTTCAGTGAGATAGCCGCTTTTTTTTCTCATCCATAATGATGAGATCCACTGGACTAAAAAAGCGTAGCCTGTCCCGAACATAACAAACATTACAGGGGCTATATATCCAAGGTGGTTAATAAACTGGTATGCTGCTTCGAACGCTTCTTCATTCTGCGGTCCCATGAAACCTAGCATATCTTCAGAAGCAGCCACAGAATCCCTAAGTACGTTTTGTATCTCATCCACTGGATTAATGCCTAAAAGTACTATAGATCCAATATAATTAATTAAAATCGCAGCTATAAATGCAAGAGATCCCCCAAGCAATACTCCAAAAGCATGCTTTTTTCTTCTCAGCAGCTCCCCTGTAACAATACCACCTGCAGCGGTACTGAGAATAAGCGGGAGCGCAAATGGCCCGGTTATGATAAAAAGAACAGCCAGGGAAAACAGTGCTAAAAAGATGGCTGGCCTGAGACCATGCCTGTTGGTGAATAGTAAAAAAGGAACCGGAAGTAAAAGCAATGTAAATGTACCCAGAACCGGCACGAGCAAAGTAATCAAAATAAAAAGCAGATATGCTCCTAAAGAGATTGCTCCTTCTTTTATAAGCTGGGAGCGTTCCATAGATGTTCCCTCGTTTCCTGTGTGTTCAAATTAATGTTTCGCTCACTATTGTAGCATGATAGTAATTGAAAGAACAAAACTTCTAAGAGTGTTTACTGTAATAATTGTCTGTCCGGAATCTTTTAAGTGAATAAAAGAAACACAGCAGGTCCGTCACTGCTGTGCTTCTTTTAATTACTATATTATTCACTCACGTAAGGAAGCAATGCTACCGTACGTGCACGCTTAATTGCGCGAGTTAACTGACGCTGATACTTAGCGGAAGTACCAGTTACACGGCGAGGAAGAATTTTTCCACGTTCAGAAATAAACTTCTTCAGTAAGTCAGTGTCCTTGTAGTCAATTTTTTCAATCTTGTTTACTGTAAAGTAACATACCTTACGGCGTTTTGGACGACCACGACGTGCCATAGGAACCCCTCCTTCTTATTTATTTTTTATATTAAAACATTATTTTTTTAAAATGGCAGATCATCATCATTAATGTCGATAGGTTTGCCGTCGTTGGCAAACGGATCGTCATTACTGTTTCCTGATGAACCGCCTTGCTGGCCAAATCCTTGTCCAGATCCCTGGTTCGGAGTATTTTGATAACCGCTGCCGCCCTGACCCTGCTCATAAGAACCATACTGCTCACGGTTTCCGCCGCCAGATGCTCCACGCGGCTCCAGGAACTGCACGCTTTCTGCTACAACTTCTGTCATAAATACACGGCGACCTTCGTTATTATCAAAGCTTCGTGTCTGAATGCGGCCATCTACACCTGCCAAACTTCCCTTTTTCAGGTAGTTTGCCACGTTTTCAGCCTGCTTCCTCCAAATCACACAGTTAATAAAATCGGCTTCCCGGTTTCCCTGCTGATTGGAAAAAGGACGGTTAACAGCCAAAGTGAAAGTTGCAACAGCAATGCCATTAGCAGTATACCGTAATTCTGGATCCTTCGTTAAGCGGCCGACTAAAACAACTCGGTTAATCATCCGAACTCCTCCCCGGAATTAAAAATAGTACTTATTTATGATCTATTCGTCATCACGAACAACTAAAGTACGAATAACGTTGTCGTTGATTTTGATCAGACGGTTGAATTCGTCAATAGCTTCAGATGGAGCGTTTACGTGTAAAAGCACGTAGTAGCCTTCTTTGAAGTCATCGATTTCGTAAGCTAAACGACGCTTACCTTTTTCCTCAACGTTTTCGACTTCTGCGCCATTGTCCGCTAATACCTTGTTAAAACGTTCAACAACTTCTTTTGTTGCAGATTCTTCAAGATTTGGACGTACAATATACATGATTTCATACTTGCGCATGTCTCGTCACCTCCTTTTGGTCTAAGGCCCTTATTCGCTGATAAGAGCAAGGAGCAAATAAAATACAGTTATTGCTCGCAATTGTCAATTATAGCAGAAGCTTATCTTTTATACAAGTTTCTTTTATTATTTATTTAGTGTTTACTTCATTAGGATTCTTCTAAAAAAGACTCTGTTAAATTTGTTATTGATTACGATTTCGTTTCTTTAAATAAGCCTTTTTAACCTGCAACACGTAATAAAGAAAAGTAAAATAAGCGGAGATTATCCGGTTATCTGCTGACTGGAGGTGGTTTCAGGGGTAAATAAGAGGAATTTTTCCGCTTATGAAAAGAAAAATCCCCCATTTTTGAATTATTTAAGTTAATAGGCGGAATCTCTCCGTTTATTTAGCTGTTTTTACCTGCTTATTACGAATTAAGGGAAGTTTTTCCGCCTATTTATTAATCGGCTTCATAAACTTCCTCAACCGATAAGTGCAAGCTTTAAAATTATACGAAAAACTCCTTGGTCAATCCGAAAAAAACGTGCAACCCAAAAAGGGGCAGAACAGGCTGTACTAACCCTTCTGTCCCCTTTCACTAAATTACACGTTAAAACGGAAGTGAATAACATCGCCGTCTTTTACCACATAATCTTTACCTTCAAGGCGTACTTTACCATTTTCTTTCGCAACAGCCATGGATCCCGCTGAAACGAGGTCTTCATAGGAGACTACTTCCGCACGGATAAACCCACGTTCAAAGTCTGTATGGATTACTCCTGCAGCCTGGGGAGCTTTAGTGCCCTGGCGGATTGTCCAGGCGCGTACTTCCTGTTTGCCTGCGGTGAAGTAAGTTTCCAGTCCAAGGAGGTTGTAAGCAGCTTTAATGAGCTTGTCGAGACCTGATTCTTCAATACCAAGATCATTGAGGAACTCTTCTTTTTCATCCCCTTCAAGCTCTGCTATCTCTTCTTCAATTTTTGCGCAGACTACAATTACTTCGGAATTTTCAGCTGCAGCAAATTCTCTTACTCTTTGTACATAAGGATTGGAGTCCGCGTCAAGCAGCTCTTCCTCACTGACATTTGCTGCATAAAGCACAGGTTTCATAGTCAGTAAATGAAGTCCTTTAGCAATTTTCTCCTGTTCCTTCGTAAGTTCCACACTGCGGGCCGGTTTCTCATCTTCAAAGGCTCCCCTTAGTTTTGAAAGCACTTCGAATTCAATCATTGACTCTTTATCTTTTTGTTTAGCCTGCTTTTCAACTTTACCAATTCGTTTTTCAACGGTTTCCAAATCAGCAAGTATAAGTTCAAGGTTTATTACTTCAATATCCCTGATTGGGTCAACGCTGCCGGAAACGTGAGTAATATTGTCATCATTGAAACAACGAACGACATGAGAGATAGCATCTACTTGCCTGATATGGGACAGGAACTTATTTCCCAGCCCTTCCCCTTTACTGGCCCCCTCAACGATACCAGCAATGTCAGTGAATTCAAACGCAGTTGGCACTGTTTTTTCCGGTTCTACTAATTCCGTAAGTTTGTCCAGACGGTGATCTGGCACTTCTACAATACCTACGTTTGGGTCGATTGTGCAAAACGGATAGTTGGCAGACTCTGCCCCTGCCTGTGTAATTGCATTAAATAACGTTGACTTGCCTACGTTAGGCAGACCGACGATTCCAGTTGTTAACGCCATAATTCATACTCCTTTATATTAAGCTGTTTAATTTCTCTTTATAATCAAAATAAACGGCAATTTAAATTTTTTATTTAGTCTTAAATGAATCAATTTCATAATTCAAGATTTTCAACTTTAACGCGAACATTATCTTAAAAGTTACTTTGTTGTTCGATTTACGCTTCAGACGGACGCGTTCTGCGGGCACGGCTTCAACTAATTTTTGCCGGCTGAACGACGTCAAAAATGGATTTTCAGCTCGCTCTGTTCCCGCAAGAACGAGCATCTTCTTCACCGCAAATACATCGAGTTGTCTCGACGGATATTCTATGGAGCTAAGCTGGCAAAACTCTTTTTGCGACGAGTAACCGCAGGAGCAGAGGAAGAGACAGTCACCGCCGTCTTACGCTGCAATCGAAAAGTAATATTCATCTTTTTTTATTCTAACCCTATATTTGAATTCATTCAAAGAACAAATTAATTTGTTCCATTTCAGTTATGTTACCGCATCCTTACCAATTATAGAGATACTTAATAAAAAAAACAAGGCTTCCTCCAGGTACTGGGAGCTATTTTGCTCCCCATGCTTTGAAGGAA
Protein-coding regions in this window:
- the dnaB gene encoding replicative DNA helicase, which translates into the protein MSDLFADRTPPQNIEAEQAVIGAIFIDDQALVTASERLAPEDFYRAAHQRIFTVMLTLSQRGEPVDLVTVTSELQTKKWLEEVGGVSYLSDLANSVPTAANIGYYSQIVEEKSLLRRLIRVATNIATDGYAADEDVDAILNDAEKTILEVSQKKNSGAFIPIKDVLVEAFDKIEMLQNSAGEITGIPTGFNELDRITAGFQRNDLIIVAARPSVGKTAFALNISQNVATKTDENVAIFSLEMGADQLVMRMLCAEGNIDAQRLRTGKLEDEDWEKLTMAMGSLSKAGIYIDDTPGVKVNEIRAKCRRLKQERGLGMIMIDYLQLIQGDARSSEGRQQEVSEISRSLKGLARELEVPVIALSQLSRGVESRQDKRPMMSDIRESGSIEQDADIVAFLYRDDYYDRESEKKDIIEIIIAKQRNGPVGTVELAFVKEYNKFVNLERRFDEQDMPPGA
- the rplI gene encoding 50S ribosomal protein L9 encodes the protein MKVILLKDVKGQGKKGDVKNVSEGYARNFLLKNNLAIEANQGNMKTLEKKQESEQKKAEREQEEAEKLKEELEKLTIEMKAKAGDNGRLFGAITNKQIAERLKKMKIKIDKRKIEMDEPIRSLGYTNVNVKLHPNVTGTLKVHVTEE
- a CDS encoding DHH family phosphoesterase, with amino-acid sequence MPNFLLKRWHGYHVIALLSVAVLFTGILTYYQWQIGLLGFFSLAVVFYFMIRAKSHFEEDLSSYISTLSYRVNKAGEEAVTNLPIGIVLYNEEGQIQWANPYITGLQEKDCAGEPLDFLGDSLSEKLEESGNQFLFSIKDKTYRVVHEPNERLLYFFNVTKEQEIKSLFERDRTAIGLIYLDNYDEVTQGMDDQLRSKLLTNVTDTLNRWSKEHDILLRRTASDRFIAVFNEAALQQLEEDRFTILDTVREATGKESVSLTLSIGIGSGETTLRELGNLAQSSLDLALGRGGDQVAIKQINGKVRFYGGKSNAVEKRTRVRARVISHAVRDFISESDKVMVMGHKNPDMDSIGSAIGMLKIAQANGKEGYVVLDPDEINQSVSKLLEEIENHEDLWAHFISPEEALEEATEDTLLVVVDTHKPSLVIEPSLLEDIERVIVIDHHRRGEDFIQDAVLVYMEPYASSTAELVTELLEYQPVPPKLGVLEATALLSGIIIDTKSFAIRTGSRTFDAASYLKSKGADTTLVQKLMKEDLDQYVKRSKLVERASIYTGGMAIAKGNEEESYNQVLIAQAADTLLTMNNIVASFVISRLKDGRISISARSLGEVNVQVIMEMLGGGGHLTNAATQLDDITIEEAEDLLKDKIDNYFKGDQSS
- a CDS encoding YybS family protein; this encodes MERSQLIKEGAISLGAYLLFILITLLVPVLGTFTLLLLPVPFLLFTNRHGLRPAIFLALFSLAVLFIITGPFALPLILSTAAGGIVTGELLRRKKHAFGVLLGGSLAFIAAILINYIGSIVLLGINPVDEIQNVLRDSVAASEDMLGFMGPQNEEAFEAAYQFINHLGYIAPVMFVMFGTGYAFLVQWISSLWMRKKSGYLTERFPPFREWSFPRSFIWYYLLTFILVFTDPEEGTALFIAAANLMPILEAVMIIQGFAFIFFFFHKKGRSVAFPIIIMIVSFLLPLLLTVVRILGIIDLGFDLRKRMNSQK
- the rpsR gene encoding 30S ribosomal protein S18; the protein is MARRGRPKRRKVCYFTVNKIEKIDYKDTDLLKKFISERGKILPRRVTGTSAKYQRQLTRAIKRARTVALLPYVSE
- the ssb gene encoding single-stranded DNA-binding protein, producing MINRVVLVGRLTKDPELRYTANGIAVATFTLAVNRPFSNQQGNREADFINCVIWRKQAENVANYLKKGSLAGVDGRIQTRSFDNNEGRRVFMTEVVAESVQFLEPRGASGGGNREQYGSYEQGQGGSGYQNTPNQGSGQGFGQQGGSSGNSNDDPFANDGKPIDINDDDLPF
- the rpsF gene encoding 30S ribosomal protein S6 translates to MRKYEIMYIVRPNLEESATKEVVERFNKVLADNGAEVENVEEKGKRRLAYEIDDFKEGYYVLLHVNAPSEAIDEFNRLIKINDNVIRTLVVRDDE
- the ychF gene encoding redox-regulated ATPase YchF produces the protein MALTTGIVGLPNVGKSTLFNAITQAGAESANYPFCTIDPNVGIVEVPDHRLDKLTELVEPEKTVPTAFEFTDIAGIVEGASKGEGLGNKFLSHIRQVDAISHVVRCFNDDNITHVSGSVDPIRDIEVINLELILADLETVEKRIGKVEKQAKQKDKESMIEFEVLSKLRGAFEDEKPARSVELTKEQEKIAKGLHLLTMKPVLYAANVSEEELLDADSNPYVQRVREFAAAENSEVIVVCAKIEEEIAELEGDEKEEFLNDLGIEESGLDKLIKAAYNLLGLETYFTAGKQEVRAWTIRQGTKAPQAAGVIHTDFERGFIRAEVVSYEDLVSAGSMAVAKENGKVRLEGKDYVVKDGDVIHFRFNV